Proteins encoded within one genomic window of Thioploca ingrica:
- a CDS encoding epimerase has product MRRVCLLGGTGFVGKHLAHRLLELGWTVRILTRRREQHRDLLVLPQLELISVNVYDQEQLNAQFAQCEVVINLIGILNEIGNDGAGFRKAHVELTQKIITACQQNQIQRLLHMSALNADAKQGTSHYLRTKGEAEDLVHAVPDLSVTSFRPSVIFGDDDSFFNRFARLLRLPSPIFLLPSGQTRFAPIWVNDVIEAMILTIDAAQHHGQRYNLCGPTVYTLQELVAYTAKLIGVNRKIISLGEQKSYPIARIMEFIPGKPYSIDNYHSSKLDSICGENNHLLQLGITPHTIETIMPQYFQATTVKSLYSSWRGQARRD; this is encoded by the coding sequence ATGCGTAGAGTTTGTTTATTAGGTGGAACTGGTTTTGTAGGTAAACATTTAGCTCATCGGTTGCTTGAATTAGGATGGACGGTGCGAATTTTAACCCGACGACGTGAACAACACCGGGACTTGTTAGTTTTGCCTCAGCTTGAACTCATTTCAGTTAATGTTTATGACCAAGAACAATTAAATGCTCAATTCGCTCAATGTGAAGTCGTTATTAATTTAATTGGGATTCTCAATGAAATCGGTAATGATGGTGCTGGTTTTCGCAAAGCGCATGTTGAATTGACTCAAAAAATCATTACCGCTTGTCAACAGAATCAAATCCAGCGGCTATTGCATATGAGTGCCTTAAACGCTGATGCTAAACAGGGAACGAGTCATTATCTACGAACGAAGGGTGAAGCCGAAGATTTAGTTCATGCTGTACCCGATTTATCCGTAACGAGTTTTCGACCTTCCGTTATTTTTGGTGACGATGATTCTTTTTTTAATCGGTTTGCTCGATTGTTACGATTACCTTCGCCTATTTTTTTACTGCCTTCTGGTCAAACCCGATTTGCGCCAATCTGGGTCAATGATGTCATTGAAGCCATGATATTAACAATAGACGCTGCCCAACATCATGGACAACGTTATAATTTATGTGGTCCGACCGTTTATACTTTGCAAGAATTAGTCGCTTATACGGCTAAATTAATCGGGGTTAATCGCAAGATTATTTCCTTAGGTGAGCAAAAATCCTACCCCATTGCTCGAATAATGGAATTTATTCCGGGTAAACCTTATTCCATTGATAATTATCATTCTAGTAAATTAGATAGTATCTGCGGTGAAAATAATCATTTGCTACAATTAGGCATCACGCCACATACCATTGAAACGATTATGCCCCAATATTTTCAAGCCACCACAGTGAAATCGTTATATTCTAGTTGGCGGGGTCAAGCGCGGCGAGATTAG
- a CDS encoding sulfur/thiosulfate oxidation protein SoxB: MSMNRRQFLQVMAIASTNGMLPQSVFAQHHQSTDPYEIPPFGQVRLLHFTDCHAQLLPIYYREPQVNLGLNDRQGKVPHLVGHAFLKQFNIQPNTPAAYAFTHLNYVEAAQKYGKVGGFAHLVTLINRLRETYGREKTLLLDGGDTWQGSGTAYWTRGQDMVGACNRLGVDIMTGHWEFTYSAAEVLANLKQFQGEFLAQNVKVKEEALLAGAAAFNEATGHAFQPYTIRNLSGVRVAVIGQAFPYTPIANPARFIPDWTFGIQETEMQQLVNQIRHQDKPEVVVVLSHNGMDVDLKMASRVVGIDVILGGHTHDGIPQPTEVNNNGGITLVSNAGSNGKFLGVLDFAIRDGQVKAYQYHLLPIFANLLAPDQAMQAYIDKVRAPYLAKLNEKLAVTEQLLYRRGNFNGTFDQLICNALREQQDAQIALSPGFRWGTTLLPGQPITLEAVLNQTGITYPETYVRNMNGQEIKLILEEVGDNLFNNDPYRQQGGDMVRVGGLNYVCDPTQAIHKRISHLTLEDGTALAMNKQYKVAGWATVANQSSGQPIWEVVADYLRAQPTVKLDKINRPELIGVENNPGQVDYSS, encoded by the coding sequence ATGTCAATGAATCGTCGTCAATTTCTCCAAGTGATGGCCATCGCTAGTACCAATGGCATGTTACCGCAATCCGTTTTCGCACAACACCATCAATCAACTGATCCTTACGAAATCCCTCCTTTTGGTCAAGTCCGGTTATTACATTTCACTGATTGTCATGCACAGTTATTACCGATCTATTATCGAGAACCACAGGTTAATTTAGGCTTGAATGATAGACAAGGTAAAGTTCCTCATTTGGTTGGTCATGCTTTCCTAAAACAGTTTAACATCCAACCGAATACGCCAGCCGCTTATGCGTTCACTCACTTGAACTATGTCGAAGCCGCGCAGAAATATGGCAAGGTCGGTGGGTTTGCACATCTAGTTACCTTGATCAACCGTCTACGTGAAACTTATGGTCGAGAGAAAACTTTATTGCTGGATGGCGGTGATACTTGGCAAGGTTCGGGAACCGCGTATTGGACGCGTGGCCAAGATATGGTGGGAGCTTGCAATCGATTAGGTGTGGATATCATGACCGGACATTGGGAATTTACTTATTCAGCCGCAGAGGTATTAGCTAATCTTAAGCAATTTCAAGGTGAATTTCTGGCGCAAAATGTCAAGGTAAAAGAGGAAGCTTTATTGGCAGGGGCAGCGGCTTTTAATGAAGCCACTGGACATGCTTTCCAACCGTATACGATAAGAAATCTAAGTGGCGTGCGCGTAGCGGTGATTGGTCAAGCCTTTCCTTACACCCCGATTGCGAATCCGGCTCGATTTATTCCCGATTGGACTTTCGGGATTCAAGAAACTGAAATGCAGCAATTGGTTAATCAAATCCGTCATCAAGATAAACCGGAGGTCGTGGTAGTCCTTTCTCATAACGGTATGGATGTCGATTTAAAGATGGCGAGTCGGGTAGTCGGGATTGATGTGATTTTAGGCGGTCATACTCATGATGGGATACCTCAACCAACTGAAGTTAACAACAACGGTGGGATCACTTTAGTCAGTAATGCCGGTTCTAATGGTAAATTCCTCGGTGTATTAGACTTTGCAATCCGTGATGGTCAAGTTAAAGCTTATCAATATCACCTCTTACCGATATTTGCTAATCTATTAGCTCCCGATCAAGCCATGCAAGCTTACATCGATAAAGTGCGTGCACCCTATTTAGCTAAACTCAATGAAAAGTTAGCGGTTACCGAGCAATTACTGTATCGACGTGGCAATTTTAATGGGACTTTTGATCAACTGATTTGCAACGCTTTGCGCGAACAACAGGATGCTCAAATCGCTTTATCGCCGGGTTTTCGCTGGGGTACCACTCTCTTACCGGGTCAACCGATTACCTTGGAAGCGGTATTGAATCAAACGGGTATCACTTACCCGGAAACGTATGTGCGAAATATGAATGGTCAAGAAATTAAGCTGATTTTGGAGGAAGTAGGCGATAATCTTTTCAATAACGATCCTTATCGGCAACAAGGGGGTGATATGGTACGAGTGGGTGGCCTTAATTATGTTTGTGATCCTACTCAAGCGATTCATAAACGGATTAGTCATCTTACCTTAGAGGATGGAACCGCGTTGGCTATGAATAAGCAATATAAAGTCGCCGGTTGGGCAACGGTAGCCAATCAATCTTCGGGCCAGCCTATTTGGGAAGTAGTTGCTGATTATTTACGAGCCCAGCCAACGGTTAAATTAGATAAAATCAATCGGCCTGAATTAATCGGGGTGGAAAATAATCCCGGTCAAGTTGATTATTCTAGTTAG
- a CDS encoding sulfur/thiosulfate oxidation protein SoxZ — protein MNMSNETNTRLQAKFNEGVTEVKALIKHPMETGQTKDLETGKLIPAHFIEEISCEHNGEVVMFAQWGVGISANPYFSFQFEGGKVGDKVKLTWKDNQGQSETTVTEIISK, from the coding sequence ATGAATATGTCAAATGAAACGAATACTCGTCTGCAAGCCAAATTCAATGAAGGTGTAACTGAAGTCAAAGCCCTGATTAAACATCCGATGGAAACGGGGCAAACTAAAGATTTAGAAACGGGCAAATTAATCCCCGCTCACTTTATTGAAGAGATCAGTTGTGAACATAATGGTGAAGTGGTGATGTTCGCACAATGGGGAGTGGGTATTTCTGCTAATCCTTATTTTTCTTTTCAATTTGAAGGGGGCAAAGTCGGTGATAAGGTGAAGCTGACTTGGAAAGATAATCAAGGTCAATCTGAAACCACAGTCACTGAAATTATCTCAAAATAA
- a CDS encoding sulfur oxidation protein SoxY-like protein: MITSRRNFLKNTLSSAIVLITGAAILSQQVLADWSKTAFAAKNPEEALMALFNDSDATVSNKITIVSPEIAENGKVVPVEVKVDLPQVESITLFSEKNPVPLVAQFNFKGRAKGWIKTRIKMAETGKVIAVVKANGKLLQASREIKVTVGGCGG; encoded by the coding sequence ATGATTACTTCTCGTCGAAATTTTCTTAAAAATACGCTGAGTAGTGCCATCGTGTTAATCACTGGTGCAGCGATTTTATCACAACAAGTGCTGGCTGATTGGTCTAAAACCGCTTTTGCAGCTAAAAACCCGGAAGAAGCTTTAATGGCACTCTTTAATGATTCGGATGCCACCGTCAGTAATAAAATTACCATTGTTTCTCCAGAGATTGCTGAAAACGGTAAAGTAGTTCCAGTTGAGGTAAAAGTAGATTTACCGCAAGTAGAATCAATTACCCTATTCTCGGAAAAAAATCCGGTGCCACTGGTCGCTCAATTTAACTTTAAAGGTCGTGCGAAAGGTTGGATTAAAACCCGGATTAAAATGGCTGAAACCGGTAAAGTGATAGCCGTCGTTAAAGCAAACGGCAAATTGTTACAAGCGAGCCGCGAAATTAAAGTCACGGTGGGTGGTTGTGGTGGTTAA
- a CDS encoding cytochrome c, with amino-acid sequence MRSPLRKYKWLVVILSLIMPTLGIATEISVTVPLDLDQPTYAVPWKRYSQWVPTDWSNYSQLRQEIARPVSFIQHVETPIKGNPDKGKKLIADRNKGNCAVCHLLPEEKLPGNVGINISTIGTWQRTDEYLFNYIYDPRIYNPSTVMPPWGAHEVLTKAEIQDIVAYFKTLTKPVQFADPLENPDKRPIPVEDRNNLDELENPAMFAVKLGEKLYNQPGPRGKSCRDCHDNPQQTFVTWAVRMPKVEPRLNKVIGVEEFVTRHARATTGAEYLAQTEENLAMAIYLRYLANGQVISIDKNDDNTRIALRRGEKLMDRKIGQLNLACNDCHHTSANKWLRGQYLGDFVGMLDHFPTYRTSRTEIWDIRKRFQWCNVSVRANELPPDAPEYGDLELYLTIANNGRTLSVPGIRN; translated from the coding sequence ATGCGGAGTCCATTAAGAAAATATAAGTGGTTAGTTGTGATTTTAAGCTTAATAATGCCAACGTTGGGCATAGCTACTGAAATCTCAGTAACCGTACCACTGGATCTCGACCAACCCACTTATGCCGTACCTTGGAAACGTTATAGCCAATGGGTACCAACCGATTGGAGCAATTACAGCCAGTTGAGACAAGAAATAGCCCGCCCGGTCTCTTTTATTCAACATGTTGAAACCCCGATTAAAGGCAATCCCGACAAGGGTAAAAAACTGATTGCGGATCGTAACAAAGGTAATTGCGCTGTTTGTCATCTGTTACCCGAAGAGAAATTGCCCGGGAATGTGGGAATTAATATCTCCACGATTGGTACCTGGCAACGTACCGACGAATATTTATTTAACTACATTTACGATCCACGAATTTATAACCCCTCCACGGTAATGCCACCTTGGGGTGCTCACGAAGTACTTACGAAAGCAGAAATCCAAGATATCGTCGCTTATTTTAAAACTTTAACTAAGCCAGTTCAGTTCGCCGATCCACTCGAAAATCCGGATAAACGACCAATACCGGTTGAAGATCGAAATAACCTGGATGAATTAGAAAACCCAGCGATGTTTGCAGTCAAATTGGGCGAGAAGTTATATAATCAACCCGGACCGAGGGGTAAATCCTGTCGCGATTGCCATGATAATCCGCAACAAACTTTTGTTACTTGGGCGGTTCGAATGCCCAAAGTGGAACCACGCTTGAATAAAGTCATTGGCGTAGAAGAATTTGTGACTCGTCATGCACGCGCCACTACCGGCGCTGAATATTTAGCCCAAACGGAAGAAAATTTAGCTATGGCGATTTATTTACGCTATTTAGCCAATGGTCAAGTGATTTCCATCGACAAAAATGACGATAATACCCGTATTGCCTTAAGACGAGGTGAAAAGTTGATGGATCGTAAAATTGGTCAATTGAATTTAGCTTGTAACGATTGTCATCACACCAGTGCCAACAAATGGTTACGAGGTCAATACCTGGGTGACTTCGTTGGGATGTTAGATCACTTTCCTACTTACCGTACCAGTCGGACTGAAATTTGGGATATTCGCAAACGCTTTCAATGGTGTAACGTTTCAGTTCGTGCTAATGAATTACCACCTGATGCACCGGAATATGGCGATCTTGAACTCTATCTAACCATCGCTAATAATGGGCGAACTTTAAGTGTACCTGGAATTCGCAATTAA
- a CDS encoding adenylate/guanylate cyclase — MTSDDEELMFQDEVEELANEIQSHSSIAWIILVVDDQEEVHQITKYALKNYTFDDKRIAFIDAYSAQAAREILATRADIALILLDVVMEEHDSGLQLVSFIRDELQNRMVRIILRTGQPGYAPEKEIILRYDINDYRDKTELSNQKLFTTITTGLRSYKDLLLIEEKNTQLSKLVDAYGRFVPRELIHILNKESIIDVQLGDSVQQEMTVMFTDIRDFTKLSESLKPEEVFSFLNDYLGYMEPIISAQHGFIDKYIGDAIMALFPRSADDALQAAIQMLHTLCQYNHKRQLLNFSPLRIGNGINSGQLMLGTVGGEKRMDGTVVSDTVNLASRIENLCKLYNVSLLISENTVARLSHLEQYHMRIIDNLKVKGKSIPVTIYEIFDADPIELFNLKAKTLSIFTTGFELFKDKKFEDAKKTFEQVIEINPEDKVAHLYIKRCEKILKYYEGSDWAYSGEL; from the coding sequence ATGACATCAGATGATGAAGAGTTGATGTTCCAAGATGAAGTTGAAGAATTAGCCAATGAAATTCAATCTCATTCTTCAATCGCCTGGATTATTTTGGTGGTTGATGATCAGGAAGAAGTACATCAAATTACTAAATATGCGCTGAAAAATTATACTTTTGACGATAAGCGGATTGCTTTTATTGATGCTTATTCTGCTCAAGCAGCCCGGGAAATTTTAGCGACTCGTGCTGATATTGCTTTGATTTTACTTGACGTCGTGATGGAAGAACATGATTCTGGTTTGCAACTGGTCTCATTTATTCGGGATGAGTTACAAAACCGCATGGTACGTATTATTTTGCGAACTGGACAACCCGGTTATGCTCCCGAAAAAGAAATTATCCTGCGGTATGATATTAATGATTATCGAGATAAAACCGAGCTGTCTAACCAAAAATTGTTTACCACTATTACCACTGGCTTGCGTTCTTATAAAGATTTACTGCTGATTGAAGAAAAAAATACCCAATTATCTAAATTAGTGGATGCTTATGGACGCTTTGTACCCAGAGAATTGATTCATATTTTAAATAAAGAAAGTATTATTGACGTTCAATTGGGTGACTCCGTTCAACAAGAAATGACGGTGATGTTTACTGATATTCGCGATTTTACTAAATTATCTGAAAGCCTCAAGCCGGAAGAGGTTTTCAGTTTTTTGAACGATTATTTAGGTTACATGGAACCGATTATCAGTGCGCAGCACGGTTTTATTGACAAATATATTGGTGATGCCATCATGGCTTTATTTCCGCGCAGTGCGGATGATGCTTTACAAGCCGCTATTCAGATGTTACATACTTTGTGTCAATATAACCACAAGCGTCAATTATTAAATTTTTCACCGCTCCGAATTGGCAATGGTATCAATAGTGGTCAACTCATGCTCGGAACCGTTGGTGGTGAAAAACGGATGGATGGAACGGTGGTTTCGGATACCGTCAATTTGGCTTCCCGTATTGAGAATTTATGTAAACTTTACAATGTATCACTGCTTATTAGTGAAAATACCGTAGCACGGCTCTCCCATTTAGAACAATACCATATGAGAATCATTGATAATTTAAAAGTCAAAGGCAAATCTATTCCGGTGACTATCTATGAAATATTTGATGCTGATCCGATCGAACTATTTAACTTAAAAGCAAAAACTTTATCCATTTTTACCACCGGCTTTGAACTGTTTAAAGATAAAAAATTTGAAGATGCTAAAAAAACTTTTGAACAAGTGATAGAAATCAATCCCGAAGATAAAGTGGCTCATCTTTATATCAAACGTTGTGAAAAAATTTTAAAATATTATGAAGGGAGTGATTGGGCTTATTCTGGAGAATTATAG
- a CDS encoding extracellular solute-binding protein family 3, translating into MTKFNDLLLIILMVILTKAAAATEELTILTHDYPPYQYQQGNQLKGISTAIVKEILKKLNYPDNIQVRSWNAGYYLTQTRTKHILFSMTRISERENLFKWVGPITSFTYYFFKKKGSPIHLTSLEDAKHVASIGTTKNYDTHLFLASKGFNNLKLISNDVNNYKAFSVNRLDLIPLGQLAIPFVAKQAQVKPTIFENTGVKLFEAHYYIAFSKDTADETIAQWQQALDEIKATGIYHRIYAQAVQAAYADFQVYDEKPTIVFFNPTESGNPAWQRGEAFMQAVAANLELNLEIYHANEDKYNLMNQIRNVLQAPTKPEAILFQQNDDYDKAILQLTDKFKIPAFMLSTPEQKLDGIPRQQYPYWLGKMLLAKESIATDEIFLQGGWALILLHDYLQGFDFAEEGLDFPSYENSSTSSVNLNQTQFFQDNKWSKIDFKQFSKRYNPELKQYNFSLAALIQQHQDSFSTEPSRNVIHLMTSEWAPYTSIKMKNYGVFTEIVTAAFKEMGITTEYIFEDWLKGYNKLLEGTQLATFPYTKTPKREQEVYFSPEIISSKYVLFYNKRYKTDFNYDNWQDLKKYSIAGVPGYFYEETFKQQGIKYYKFNSEALAFRELYQGHVDLFPTDELVGLNLLQELYPTNYKEVFSSLAKPLLISSFHVIFSKTHPDGEKMRNLFAEGLTRIKAKGIYQAILDRGLQQH; encoded by the coding sequence ATGACAAAATTTAACGATTTATTATTAATAATCTTGATGGTTATTCTAACAAAAGCCGCTGCTGCTACAGAAGAATTGACTATTCTGACTCATGATTATCCACCTTATCAATATCAACAAGGTAACCAATTAAAAGGGATATCAACTGCTATTGTGAAAGAAATACTAAAGAAACTCAATTATCCCGATAATATTCAAGTACGTAGTTGGAATGCTGGCTATTATCTGACCCAAACCAGAACTAAACATATTCTCTTTTCCATGACTCGGATTAGCGAACGAGAAAATCTATTTAAATGGGTTGGCCCAATTACTTCATTTACTTATTATTTTTTCAAAAAGAAAGGTTCTCCAATTCACCTAACTAGTCTTGAAGATGCTAAACACGTTGCTTCTATTGGTACCACTAAGAATTATGATACGCACCTATTTTTAGCGAGCAAAGGATTTAACAATTTAAAATTAATTAGCAATGATGTGAATAATTACAAAGCCTTTTCCGTTAATCGGCTAGATTTAATCCCACTGGGACAACTGGCTATTCCCTTTGTAGCCAAACAAGCTCAAGTTAAACCGACTATTTTTGAAAATACCGGCGTAAAATTATTTGAAGCGCATTACTATATCGCTTTCTCCAAGGATACGGCTGATGAAACGATTGCTCAGTGGCAACAAGCGTTAGATGAAATTAAAGCCACCGGTATATACCATCGAATTTACGCTCAAGCAGTTCAAGCCGCTTATGCCGATTTTCAGGTTTACGACGAGAAACCCACTATTGTATTTTTCAATCCCACCGAATCGGGCAATCCGGCTTGGCAACGTGGCGAAGCCTTTATGCAAGCGGTAGCCGCTAATTTAGAACTGAATTTAGAAATCTATCATGCCAATGAAGATAAATACAACTTAATGAATCAGATTAGAAACGTTTTACAAGCGCCGACCAAACCAGAAGCCATTTTATTTCAACAAAATGATGACTACGATAAAGCCATTTTACAACTCACCGACAAATTTAAAATTCCCGCTTTTATGTTAAGCACCCCTGAGCAAAAACTAGATGGCATTCCTCGCCAACAATATCCTTATTGGCTTGGAAAAATGTTATTAGCCAAAGAATCCATAGCAACCGATGAAATCTTTTTACAAGGAGGTTGGGCACTTATCTTACTCCATGATTATTTACAAGGATTTGATTTTGCAGAAGAAGGTCTTGATTTTCCCAGTTATGAAAATTCATCAACCTCCAGCGTTAATCTTAATCAGACTCAATTTTTTCAAGATAATAAATGGAGTAAAATCGATTTCAAGCAATTTTCTAAAAGATATAACCCGGAATTAAAACAATATAATTTTAGTTTAGCTGCGCTAATTCAACAACATCAAGATTCATTCTCTACAGAACCATCCCGTAATGTTATTCATTTGATGACCAGTGAATGGGCACCTTACACCAGTATCAAAATGAAAAATTACGGTGTCTTTACCGAAATTGTGACAGCGGCTTTCAAGGAAATGGGGATAACCACAGAATATATTTTTGAAGATTGGCTTAAAGGTTATAATAAATTACTCGAGGGTACTCAATTAGCCACATTTCCCTATACCAAAACTCCGAAGAGAGAACAAGAAGTGTATTTTTCGCCAGAGATTATTTCGTCAAAATATGTTCTTTTCTATAATAAACGCTATAAAACTGATTTTAATTATGATAATTGGCAAGATTTAAAAAAATACAGTATTGCCGGTGTTCCCGGTTATTTCTATGAAGAAACCTTTAAGCAGCAGGGAATTAAATACTATAAATTTAACAGTGAAGCCCTCGCTTTTCGGGAATTGTACCAAGGTCACGTGGATTTGTTTCCAACCGATGAATTAGTGGGTTTAAATTTACTTCAAGAACTTTATCCAACTAATTATAAAGAAGTTTTTTCTAGTTTAGCTAAACCATTATTGATATCTTCCTTTCACGTTATCTTTTCTAAAACGCATCCGGATGGAGAAAAAATGCGTAATTTATTTGCTGAAGGGTTAACTCGGATTAAAGCGAAAGGAATTTATCAAGCTATTTTAGACCGTGGGCTACAACAACATTAG
- a CDS encoding two-component sensor histidine kinase protein, with the protein MLKNLPLNVALVLALVIGLLVPAGLSGWHQLNSHRDVMTRELNKFHEQTAETLAIGIRDPMWHFLPEWGAEFVSSIMLDERIVEVFAEDTANDFVFLHKKIPQRIANGLVLTIQKPVIFENNPIGMVRVAITTHQLETALKEEQTRLVFVVILQLGVGLLILLPLMYFKVLNPIQLLICQSQKLAQKQLEQPFVWNRTDELGTLGKSFESTRQALATLFQENEQKAQELGDALEELKGAQKQLVESEKMASLGGLVAGVAHEIKTPVGNAFTAVTTLREKTKEITELFEQNKIKRSDFKEFLQDTDEGAKMAQTNIEQAAELIKNFKQVAVDQTSEAKRRFNLKTYLEEEVILSVKPQLKHTPQVSLEVLCKEDIELESYPGAFLQIITNFVSNSLMHAFSEGQVGHIVIEAYVKNNTAILVYRDNGRGMPPEVLEKIFEPFFTTNRMGGGTGLGMHIIYNLVHQKLGGKIECKSEVGKGVEFVVSIKLPV; encoded by the coding sequence ATGTTAAAAAATTTACCTCTCAACGTTGCGTTGGTATTAGCTTTAGTCATTGGATTACTCGTGCCCGCCGGCTTAAGCGGATGGCACCAACTGAATAGTCATCGTGATGTCATGACTCGAGAATTAAATAAATTTCATGAGCAAACAGCGGAAACTTTAGCGATTGGAATACGTGATCCGATGTGGCATTTTTTGCCAGAATGGGGTGCCGAGTTTGTCAGTTCTATCATGTTAGATGAACGAATTGTCGAAGTATTCGCAGAAGATACCGCTAATGATTTTGTTTTTTTACATAAAAAGATTCCCCAACGAATAGCTAATGGACTGGTATTAACGATCCAAAAACCGGTGATCTTTGAAAATAATCCCATTGGGATGGTTCGAGTTGCCATTACCACTCACCAGTTAGAAACGGCTCTAAAAGAAGAACAAACCCGGTTAGTATTTGTCGTCATTTTGCAACTGGGCGTTGGTTTACTCATTTTACTGCCGCTCATGTATTTTAAAGTACTTAATCCGATTCAATTACTGATTTGCCAATCGCAAAAATTAGCTCAAAAACAACTTGAGCAACCTTTTGTTTGGAATCGGACCGATGAACTGGGTACGCTGGGTAAAAGTTTTGAAAGTACCCGTCAAGCATTAGCAACCCTATTTCAAGAAAACGAACAAAAAGCCCAAGAATTAGGTGATGCCCTGGAAGAACTCAAGGGTGCCCAAAAACAATTAGTTGAATCTGAAAAAATGGCTTCTTTAGGTGGATTAGTGGCTGGCGTTGCCCATGAAATCAAAACCCCCGTGGGTAATGCTTTTACGGCGGTAACCACGTTACGAGAGAAAACCAAAGAAATTACCGAATTATTTGAACAAAATAAAATTAAGCGGAGTGATTTTAAAGAATTCTTACAAGATACGGATGAAGGCGCTAAAATGGCGCAAACCAACATCGAACAAGCCGCAGAATTAATCAAAAATTTCAAACAAGTGGCGGTTGATCAAACCAGTGAAGCGAAGCGGCGATTTAATTTAAAAACCTACCTCGAAGAGGAAGTCATTCTCAGTGTCAAACCACAATTAAAACATACGCCCCAAGTTTCATTAGAAGTGCTTTGTAAAGAAGATATTGAATTAGAAAGTTATCCCGGCGCTTTTCTGCAAATTATTACCAATTTTGTGAGTAACAGTCTCATGCACGCTTTTTCTGAGGGACAAGTCGGACATATTGTGATTGAAGCGTATGTCAAAAATAACACGGCTATCCTCGTTTATCGAGATAATGGTAGAGGAATGCCTCCCGAAGTATTAGAGAAGATTTTTGAACCCTTCTTTACTACAAACCGTATGGGTGGTGGAACCGGTTTAGGAATGCACATTATTTATAATTTAGTTCATCAAAAACTAGGTGGAAAGATTGAATGTAAAAGTGAAGTAGGAAAAGGAGTCGAGTTTGTAGTGAGTATTAAATTGCCAGTTTAA
- a CDS encoding leucine-rich repeat-containing protein codes for MSNTRYLISNGVGKLIGLTLLLTQLHLAQAATDCSMVTQIPLVECEALIDFYNSTNGSNWINNFGWNVTNTPCQWKGVTCSGGRVTELSLDTNQLIGTIPASLGNLSELVV; via the coding sequence ATGTCAAACACACGTTATTTAATAAGTAATGGGGTGGGCAAGTTAATAGGACTGACTTTACTGCTCACGCAATTACATTTAGCACAAGCGGCAACGGATTGCTCAATGGTTACTCAAATTCCGCTAGTTGAGTGTGAGGCGCTTATTGACTTTTATAATAGTACCAACGGCTCAAATTGGATAAATAATTTCGGTTGGAATGTAACAAATACACCTTGTCAGTGGAAGGGAGTAACATGCAGTGGTGGACGAGTAACAGAACTCTCTCTAGATACTAATCAATTAATTGGTACAATTCCAGCTTCGCTCGGAAATCTAAGCGAATTAGTAGTTTAG
- a CDS encoding filamentation induced by cAMP protein fic — MTHLKSHHLGFTWSYPVPFMASKGIERAGFRLQKVFPEYVWNTVYLEDNPFTFPEVQTLLEGITVGGHRIEDQQQVLNQSNSLNRLLTLVKQQTFALDKSTFCQLHSLVAFEEALEWGIFRTGTVKIAGTEYQPPPAEQLDRIFTEGIEYLKAMDNPLERGIALFLFGSLNQFFFDGNKRTARLMMNGVLLSHGIDAINVPAKQKLEFNQTMIAFYDTQNADGMFKFMINLLKESELQ, encoded by the coding sequence ATGACTCACTTAAAATCACACCATTTGGGCTTTACTTGGAGTTATCCAGTTCCATTCATGGCTTCTAAAGGGATAGAACGCGCCGGTTTTAGATTACAAAAAGTTTTTCCTGAATATGTTTGGAATACCGTCTATCTTGAGGACAATCCCTTCACCTTTCCAGAAGTTCAAACCCTGTTAGAAGGTATTACGGTTGGTGGGCATAGAATTGAAGATCAGCAACAAGTATTAAATCAGTCAAACAGCTTAAATCGATTACTCACCCTGGTGAAACAACAAACGTTTGCACTGGATAAATCTACTTTCTGTCAATTGCACAGTTTAGTTGCCTTTGAGGAAGCTTTGGAGTGGGGCATTTTTAGAACGGGAACGGTTAAAATAGCGGGAACGGAATATCAGCCACCGCCTGCCGAGCAGTTGGACCGGATTTTTACCGAAGGGATTGAATACTTGAAGGCGATGGATAACCCTTTAGAGCGTGGTATCGCCCTGTTTTTATTTGGTAGTCTTAATCAATTCTTTTTTGATGGTAATAAGCGTACCGCTCGATTGATGATGAACGGTGTTTTACTTAGCCATGGAATTGACGCTATTAATGTGCCTGCCAAGCAAAAACTTGAATTTAACCAAACAATGATAGCGTTCTATGATACCCAAAACGCTGATGGTATGTTTAAATTTATGATAAATTTACTTAAAGAGTCTGAACTACAATAA